ggctgtaaagcataaagccaggcctttgccttatctttcagggagaaaggaaagagccttaactttagggtttcgtcggacatttgagtgaaacgcagagttccacaaatttcctcgaattctctcacgtggtggtacgggttttcattctcaacacctctaaaaataggaagcatctgtattgtgctcgatttcagctcataatggccattatcctcgggtagcacaatacaagaaggttgactggctctagttgggtacatataatccttgagggtacggggttctcccattgtttcggtttgatctgggctgtctacctcagaactcagaatttcgataggttcttcttgattaattctaacaagtctgtttgtttggtctctataggtcacagtcatgtccttgtaggtacctcaactaacatgttagtcagacagagcaatcggaaacaatttggtccacaagggttacgaagatttggttttgaatgggttttggttttaataagggattttgtttttggtttaaaattgggctttggaaaaaaaaaatttgaactaaacctagcataaattagcacaacccataaaagaaaataaaaacaataataataattaagacaagcccataaaagaaaaagaaaaagaaaaagaaaaataaaagaaaaataaagacaaaaaataattacagtcccaaagaaaaagaaaaagaaaaagaaaataaaggaaaaataaaaattattacaatcccaactatataattaaattaattattacaagcccgaatttgaatttaaatgaggcccaagtgggttaactcatgggttaggcttacttgatttttggagggaagcccaaaaataggcttttggtccccttttagttgcacagcccagttgggctttaggatcgtcctaagtagctcacgcagcaagcccagcaacagcagttgggtttagcagcccagcagaagcaacagcaacgaagcccacctcagttggacgagCCCAGCAACTTGTTGAGATGCAGCAGCCCAGGAGAAACAGCAGCACATCCCAGCGGCAGAGATGCActagctttgggcttggtctggcagcagcagcagcttccttGGCCaggttcaacagcagcagaaactcaccagtcccagctgcagcaacaacaacagacaaggtttcagcagcagcagcagctcaggtggccagcaacacagttctgcagcaactcagtggcacctgcaagtgaacaagagtgcaatgatctcagacaactctgcaatgatcttgacagagatgcaatggtagatgaaagacagcaaaggaaatcagcagatggcagcaccactccccggcagcggcgccaaaaacttggtgtgcttggAAAAGACACAcagaacacttgcaagtatacaaggccaagttttagtatagaaggtaagcaaggggttagtccacagggagtgggagcataaagAAGTTAAACTATGCTGGCAGATGATGTAGAACAAGATGAaagatcacaatgttatagtggcagtgaaacaaagagggcaaatggcatgaaccaaggctgtgagccaagggcaggggtgagtttgtgcactgatttcagtgcacaacagctacagattgcaggaaattaaacaagtaaaacaggtaaggagattaaacagttaaggagattaaacaggtaaggagattaaaCAGGCAAAGATTAAACAGGTAAAGACTAAACAGGTAAGGACtataaaagggattgtggctaagctaaggcttagtatccaccttgtgtcctaatcaaacaacatatttctaggttgagttaaaaatcctatgcatacatctagaatgggaggaaaactaatttgctcactagtttgcccctagcattgactgtcttttgacagaacaatcaatcacaggcactatgagcattaacctcttcccattgctcaagcaaaacagggcaaggagttaactatcctagcaacttgtcatttgacagtgcataaggcttcaactgagccttaacttaatgctacttagctcatgctcaacatattacttacacaagcattcatcatacaagataattcaaataacatacacataacattcaactgtcaactatgataaagggactgaatttgaaattgtaattaaaatttcttcaaatgtctattggctagtccagagatccccTTCTATTACACACTCAcccatctatttatacaaacaataaattttaacctaaaatcccccaaaacagtgaactagggttctgacaaaaagtgagattaaatcacctcatacattgaaaactactcgagaactttcacccatgcttccttgtcgtctgatgatgctacccatgccttcgatttatcctctaacctcacctatttcatcaactcctaacctagggttcctgtgagatgaaacgattaggaggtgatgtaataagtggctagaaaagtaggtctaagtgatgatggctcgagtggtgatggttgaatgatttggggggagaagatggtggagtgatttggggggagaagatggtggagtgatttgggggagcgtcgctgttgcagaagaggggaagaaggagatggctcgatgggttttggttaGGGTGCGTTTGGTGTGGGTAATAGgattaggttgcttaggtgttaaatgggatcatcaaatttgatgttttgtgaagggaatccgtgggatgataacttctgaaacggatctaacggcgagatggagacaaatatgagcgaccgttggatgcaaaaatacaacgaaactaacggctaaagatggagttaggtgctgtagtgttggtacggtgcgtcgaaatctgatgcatgatgacgcagcgaccgttggatgatggaatggatccaatcttacggttaagaaggaaaacgggtttgggtattgaattttgggtttaggatatggatttgggtttaggaattggatttgggcttaggtaatcttgagcccacttcttctttaagaacaatttcttcctttttaagcccatttttatccttgagtcttccataacacattcttcacttcttttccgctagagattccaccggctttctcccgtgtctttgctcttttggctccgcaactcatctaatctttatttggtacctaaaaatacaaaattaattaataaaaatatttattcttgaaaacaatgaaaatacagaatatgggataaaatgtagaattaatgcacaaaagatgagttaaatgccaagaaaaatatatagaaatatgcactttttagcactcatcagtgggTGAATGAGAGACTGGTGGTATGAGTAGTACTGAAACAAAGTACTTTAATTCGAATTTTGTAGTGTAGGTATGTGGTATACTTAGGGTACGATTTATTGTTTTGTTGCAGGTGATAAGGATGTTGCTCTATAATCCCAATGTTAACAGAGAGGAAGTACAAGCACCATGTGTTATCTATGTGATTCCACTGCCTGTGTTGCTTAGCTTTGCTGACCAAGTTGGAAATTGTCAATAAGCCAATTTCCAAAGCAATACAATATATGCTTATGATAATGTTTGGTTAGCCCGTGAATTCTATTTATGGTAAATGTTTCTAATTTATTAGCAAATGTACGAGTATGGGCATGCATAATGTCTAAACCAATTAATTAGTTCTTCTCTTGAAAAAACAGATTAAGGACAATGTCATGAAAGATAATGAATAAATTATGCCAATGAATGAGATATATACCGAGCCTTAGATGATGTCGTTGTTTATCAGCTTTGGAGGCTATCTTGAGAACGACTAGTGGAGATTTAGAGAACCAATCAGCTGAATCATTTAGTTCATTCAGATTTGTAAATGTGTGAGTCGTGTGCATGTGCTTGGAGCGTGCGTAGGATTTTGCAGTTACATGCACCGATATTGTCATTGCGCCAAGTGTAGTGAATGCCATCCTCCACTCTCCATCTGTCATGAATTTTAAAAAGGGGTTAGTTAGACACAATTGAGAGCAGTTAATCATCTAGGCTATAGGTAATGATGCACTGGTTGCGGGCAATTTGAAACGACAGAGTTAAGATAGAGAGTATTGGAGACGCAAACGATTTCTCTTTGGGAATCGTCACCAATTAAAGGTGAGAAGACTCAACACCAGCCAATGAAAATCTTTATAAAGTCTCCTTCAACTGttaaaaaattgttttaatttcatattCAGTTCTTCTCTATTCCTACATTCAATTCTGTTGAGTAACCTGCCAATTCCATCATTATGTCTGACGCTGAAAAGAATTCTGATCGAAAAGGCAAGCGGAAAATGGTTGAGGCTGACATTGAGCCAATGAttcactagtatcttctagaatATTCAGTTGATTGTTTTTCTTATGGAATATCTTTTCCTCAAGGATGTGAATCCCCCGGATTTGAAGAAAGCTTCGCTTGGTATTTGGATGATCTTCAGCACAATGTTGACGTGAAGTTCGAGGAGTGTTTACAACAAGAATGGCCACCAGGGGTTGTTCATGAGTTTCTGGTTGAATCTCCAGTTGAGCGTCTGCGTCAGTATTTCAATCAACCAAAACCTGCTCCCATTAATCAGGATACTAGCAACCCCTTTAAGGATGTGGATGTTGAATCTCCAGTTGGGAAAGAGGGATGTAGTCGACATGCACCAGATGAGGTTGGAGATGCTGATAATAGATATGTTAccggaatccccgtttcttctgaGCATCCTCAAATGGGTTCTAAAGAAAAATGGATCTTGTATGCTTATCATCCTAAGTTTGGGCCATGCGAGGTGCATGAGGGCGTTGCTGTTGTTGCTGATCAATTCTTGGTATCTGGATTGAGTAGAATTGGATTTCAATCAATTACTCTCTCTGCTGATGAAAGGTTTGTGGTGCATCAGTTGGCTAGTCAACCTTGGCGATATAATGATCCCATGCGCTTTCCAGTAATAGATGCTCTCTGTCCAGCCACCGGGAAGATTGGTCGTGCAATTTTTGCAGGGATGAGAAATCCAGATACCGATCCAGTTGCCGATCCAAATTATCCAGAATTCGTCCCTGAGATGAATGTGCCTGCTACTCCAGTAAGTGTACCTGAAATTTCTCCCAGTGTTTCTGCAACAGGTGAATTAGATCCTGAGAATGAGCAGCAACCTCCAGTTCCAAGTAGGCGTACTGTTGAACCGGTTATACATATGACTCGTAGCCGGACTCGGAGTGTCAGCCAGAGTACTCGGAGCAAGACTCGTCTCTTTCCTCGGTAAGAGAAATTGCAATCTTTCTTGCTTAATTTCAGTCTTATATTTTTAGTATGGGCTTTGAAATTGGGTTTGTATTGAGGTTTAATTGGGTCATGGGTGTTGCTCTTtaaacattttggactagttGGTCTGATGGTTTGTGTTTTGTTGGGGATAGGCGTGGTTCTTGAATTTGAATTTGGTTAATCTGATGATGATTTGTCTTGGGTGAATTCGACTGTTATAAAAAAGTTGGGATTTGAGGATGCTCCAATAAATTCTATCATTGTACGGaaaagtattgatctttatgaattgtttagcATATGGGTTAGGAGCGGTCTCTAATGAGAGAGCATGGTTTATTTTAGTGATATTACTTGATTCAAGAAAGTATTGGGATAGAGTAGTATAGTTGTTAATCCAGTGCAGAGTTATAGAGTAGGTACTGGTAATGTTTCTAGAGTGGAAAATAACACAGATTTTTGAAGTAGTTGGAGAGGTTTGGGGAGTAGACATTCCTGTGTTGACTGTAATGATAGTTTTACCGATAGAATTTGTAAGTTGAACATTGTTTGTCGTTCTAGAGATGACAGTGGTGTTAGAGATGTTTGTGGTGCCTGTAGAGCTTGTGTttcttgtgatgctcgagatgcATGTAATTTTTGGGTGATTAACGTGAGTCATGTGATTCATGGTGAGTTTGAAGCAATTACATGAACAACAATGATTTGGTTTCATGATGATTAGAAAGAGAATAGAAAAGGAGGAGCATTTAGAGGAAAAAGATTAGCAGGAGCAGATTTACGTCATGAAAATCCGGCAGGTTTCGGGAGAAAATAGTTGTTAGAGAAGAAGAGGACAAGAACAATGGCTAGAAAAGatcagagaaagagaagaacagGCGAGAAATCAAATAGGGAGGAGAGAGGAGGAGTCGTACATCACAGAGAGAAACATTTCGAAATCATAACTAGTGAAGAccgaagaacaaagaaaaaaaaaacatttgttgGTCAATTGGTCTTAATCACGTGTTCCTAGATGGCACACCACCTCCCAAGTCCCAACGCCTTCGGGCCTTCCTTCTTCTGTTTCTGTCCTCAGATCACCACCCACCATGAGTCCATGACCACCATGTCTTCAGGTCAACACCCCACCAACATCACATTCTTTCCAATCACTGAAAACACCTTAGTTCAATTAAAAATTCAGATCATGGAAGACATTCAAGTTTGAGTAATCAAGGTTGATCAATGTAATGCGTGGGTACTCTTTTTCCTCTGTTCATGGATTATTGATGACCGAAAAAGGTAAAACTAAACATGCCAGATTGCGTTcaaattgttttcttttgaaattatgtACTGGATTACATTCTTCAGCTGAAGAGGATTTGATTCCCACAACATTGTACAATGAAAATCATGTATTTTGCATGTTTGAGAAAATGTCCCTACTAAAACACATGTTGGCAAGAGATTTAATTCACTCCCCTGGCCTTTTATGTCCTTGTTTTGGTGGTTTAGTGACCTTGAAATTACAGACTCATGTCAACTACATTACTACCGATGTTTTACAGTCAGCTGAATATCTGATGCACTGAAATGTTTAGCTCATGTAGTAACTgatttttgttttacttttatactCCAGGCAAAACGAAGTGGCAGATTTGCAGCGAAGGCAATCTGAGCATGTAAGTAGAtctttttccttttgtatttttccAATGTCTGTGTCACTGATGTCTTCATCTGGAGGtgtgaagattttgatttgaacaGTCGTAGTTGATGCCGTATTGGTGGTTATATTGTTACAATATCGGCTAAATCATTAACGGAGCACAATCGATTGGATGCTTGTGTGCACATTTTAACACTAATTCAACATAACAGATATTTTAAACACCTACTACTGAAGAATATGAGTTAGAATTATTGTaggatgtttatcttttgaatatGTATAGGGGTTGCTAAAATTGGATTTTAGTATAGTGAAGTTCGGCTATTTGGCTCTTGCTAATTCTTATATGGTAATTATACGCTCAGCTTGATTAAGTGGCATTTTTAGTTCTTAATTCTTTAATTTATACGCGAATCTATCATATGCCACTTCTTTACATTCGTCAGGGAATTGAGCTTTTGACTGTTTACTCCTATACGTTCTTATATTGTTTAACAGTCCTCCTATTCAGTTATTGGTTTCACTACACATACTTGCAAAATCAAATTGGTCTTGTACAGTGACTTAGGAAGCTCTTATTTGGAGTTTTTTCCGTTTTAATATTTCTTTCAGGCGTTCAAGTAGCTCCTGCTTGGCCTTTACTATGTTTTactgtttttgtttctttcttttacttTTATACCTTTTATGAATTTTGCCCTTTTCGCGTTCAACTAATGGGAATTATTATTATGATAATTGTGTAGGCTGCTGCTATATCTATGTAGACTACCAGGTGTTATTATGTATTCAACTGTGGTTCTTGAAATCATGGATTACTTGGTAGTTACATATTTTGTTCTTTTCAAGTGTCGTCGTTCTTACACCCGAATGCACACCAGTTTGGTGGCATTACCATGTCTGGCAACACTGAGTTTAGGAGTAAGGATCATCATTGTTGCAGCTGGTGGGAGACATTCTTTAACTGTCAGGTAAATACACCGCGCCTCAAGTTATTGGATGTGTTCTTACAATTAGCTTCCTGTTTTTGGTTCCACTTATTACAGAGGGGAGTATAAAGCGGCAGAATGTTCCACCATGATAAAATTGCATACCACCCTGGTGTATTTGTGTTTCTTGATGTTTTAGATATAGGACAGGCGTGGGGTTGGGTCTATTGGAGGAGAAAGGCAACTAGGTTTGGGATCACGGATCCTTATGACAAAGGGGTCTCCTCAATTGTTCCACATGGAAGCATGAGCTCTGACATACCTAATTACGATGTCCCCGACGCCGCTTACATAACAGGTACACATTTGATTGTTATTCATGTTTACTGCACTGAAAAGCATAAAATTTCTTCCTCTTTAGTTTATCCTGGAGGTGGGAGGAGAATTCCACCTCTTTTTAAAGTGTGTTCTTTTACAAAGCTCGGAATACATGCCAGACTAATTGCAATCAGGTTCTGGAGTGACTGGCAGTGGTGGATGAGTGGAAGAAGGCTTATGGACAAGTACCCTAGGTTGCAAAAGTCCTTTCTATTTTATACCGGCTGTCTCTAGAAATTTTGAGTTCAACCCAAGTAACACGTGCAGTGCACGTGCGCAAAGTCTACAATATTCCATCTATATGGGTAGGTGATAACCGGAACAAAGAGAACTTGATTAGATAGGTTGGTTGGCATGTATAGTTGCTAGTTTAATTATAAAAAGGGGAATTTTGGTTGACAAAGGGAGATATAAAATTTAGAAACCCACTCGAGAGTTCAAGTTGcttatttctctttcttttcttactGAAACACACATAAAATCAAATCTAACACAAACTTTTTAGATCACTTTTTCCATATTTGCATGGCCGCTAATTTGAAGAATCCAGGAGGGTTTTTGATCAGTTCAGCCAAGAAATTTGTTCATCAGATCTGGAGTAACAATCCTTCATCACCTTCCACTACCATTTTCTGGTACTTTTACAACTATTTTCAGCTAGTTTTGTATGTTTTCAGTTGAAATCTTACAAATGAGAATTTTAGTTGCATACTTGATCATAATAATGCATCTTCATAATATTTGTATGTGATCTCTGTTTCTTCTTATATCTAATCGTTACaactatcatcatcatcagagAATTTCAGATCTAGCTTCAGTCCTGATCAGTTATTCAAAATTAGTAGTCGTAGAATTAATTTCAGatcattttttatatatttttttttgggtttcattcattcatcttcaagacttcaaccAACTGACGATTATGTGCACATATTAAATTTTTCTTTAAATGGAAGAAACCCAGATAATAATATTTTCAGCCTGTCTTTCTTTGATGATCACTGAAAGAATTTCCCATCACTCTTTCTACGAATAATTAGCTGCCACGTACATATCACTATCAAAATACTCCAGCAAATAGCACAGTACTGTGAAAATTACAGATCACCCAAGTTTATTACagtcaaaacaaacacccacttaTCCATAAGGGGGAGTACATACAATAAGACAAACAAGATATGTCCGTCCGTAGATTTGTCTTGGACGTCCACCTGCTAGGGAGTTATCATCTCTCAAGCCCGAGCCATCTGATTCTCCTAGTTTTCTACACTACGTATCTCTAGGAACACTTTTGTGATAAGGAGTTGGTGTCGGTGAGGTGAACTCTAGTCGTGCATATGTAAAAGTATTTAAAAAGCTCCCACCTAATGAAGTAGGTACACCGTACTATTTCAACCTTATCTACTGTAATTTTCTATGTCTGCTGGGAAGAATCTAAATCAGAATATGCTGGAAATCAATTTTTGTTCACCCACCTGAATGTACTTTTGCGAAGGTTTTAACGTGGGTAAACAAAACCAAACGAACTAGTGTCAACTACCATCACCGACTGATTAGTTAATTAATGTTAGGGGTTTTGTATTAATTAAcaattgtgattaatttttaatgcTTGATGAAGTAAACTGTGGGTATTATGGTATGAAACAGGAGGAGGTCGTACGTAGCGGGATCAGTGTATGACAAGAACGTGGATGACCAGGTTCGTCCAACTGTAGAACCAGAGGGTGTTGTCGAGGCTTCGGCAGACAAGTACTGGGGACCGAATCCGCGCACAGGAGTTTTTGGGCCGGCAAGTCAGGAAGGTGGCAATGAGGGCATCAAGCTGCAACAAGGAAATGGTGGTGGTGAGAGTGCTGAATCGGTGTTGGGACAGAAGGCGAGGTTTCGATCACTTGAGGACATTGAGAAGCCCCAAGCAAATTAGCTCATCTTAATTATGTTTAAGACTTTAAGTAATACAAAAATGAGATCAAAGAAGTCTTAAGAAGGATGATTAATATATGTAATGTAATGTATCCTTGCTTAATATTAGTAAAGATTGTCATAAGGTCATAATGGGTTCTTCTGCCCATCTTAACCACCGGTAAAAGGGTATTCATATTGTCATCACTAGTATTTGGCACGTGCATACGCACGTTCAAACAGCTCAAATTACTATTATATCCATCACGTTTGCCTAGAAACTTATGTAAAAGAGTGGGATACGTTCAAACAGCTCAAATTACTTTCATACCCTCATATTATTTATTTCTCATCACTTTTATGAGCATAGAATAAGGGCAACATGGTCCGCATGAAAATTGCGCTTCAAAACACTGTTCACTACAGTGCCTAAGCGGTGTTCCCTTTATAATAGTTATAGTGGCACGTGCGTACGTTTGTAAAAGAGTGGGGTACGTTCAAACAGCTCAAATTACTATCATACCCTcatattatttattttccatcacttctATCATCATAgaataagggtaaaatggtccaCATGAAAATTGCACCTTCAAAACACTGTTCACTACGGTGGCTAAGGGGTGTTCCCTTTATAATAGTTATAGATAGATAGATATTGGTTGCCTTATTTAAGTTCAAGTTTACACTTAGCTTAGTGGTCATGGGTAGAGAGAGATAGGAAGAATTGGTCACCGTATCTTAAATTCAGATCCGGGTGTTTGTGCAAATGCAGCCCTTCGTTGGATACGGTGTATGAAAGATGAAATTGTGGCTTTCGACTTAGCGTTATCACCAATTTTCGCGTTATAATTTCTCTATTGTGGGGAGGGTATGCGTTGTGTTGAAATAGatgcaggagaagaagaagattttgttctCATATGGGCATCAGAGGAAAAGAACAACTTCGACCTAAAGAGCATGAGTTCAACTACTATTGGAAATGGAGCAAGAAATTTAGTGTATCGTGCACTAAGGATGTGACATATGTCAGTTTGCCGTTACAAACTGCTACTCCTAATTTATGGTATACTCTTATTTGAGGGGGGGNNNNNNNNNNNNNNNNNNNNNNNNNNNNNNNNNNNNNNNNNNNNNNNNNNNNNNNNNNNNNNNNNNNNNNNNNNNNNNNNNNNNNNNNNNNNNNGGGGGGAATATCCTTTGATCATTTTTAGGTGGTCTCGTGTGTGTTTAGTACTTTGGGAAAATGTCTTTATTGTTTGgttcataattatttaaaaatattaaatggacaaaagtactcttccatgttaatttctaattagttttatttctacttatttttcaaaaatcacctaaaaaaactagagttcattccagaaatgaactccatataaaaagttaaaaaaacagagttcattccagaaatgaactccatataaaaacctaaaaaaaacagagttcatttcagaaatgaactccatataaaaacctaaaaacacaaacagagttcatttcagaaatgaactccatataaaaacctaaaaaaacagagttcatttatggaatggactgcagcatcatcatcttcatcatcttcgtcttcaacaacagcagaaataaattcttcatattcttcgtcttcatctttGTCAccgtctccaccatcttcaacaacaccagcagcaacaaaaaaagaagaaaaacgcgCAGATCTTCATTgttgttcatcatcttcatcatcgtctttctccatcttcaacattcaaacacCAGCagtaacaaaagaagaaaaaatcaagattCTTCGTCTTTGTCACtgtctccaccatcttcaacaacacccgtagcaacaaaaaaaaacaaaaacgtgCAGATCTTCATTgttgttcatcatcttcatcgtctttcttcatcttcaacactcaaacaccagcaacaaaaaaaaaaaacagagctcGTCTTCGATCTatgtaatcaaatcaaaatctctattTTTTGTTTCTCTGCAAATCGTCGCATCATCTCTGCAAATCTTCATCGTCGTCTGCAAAATCTTCATCGTCGTctgcatatcttcatcatctctgtTTCTTGTTTCCATAAaattaaaaccctagaaaaaatagagagaaaactagatctggaaagaaaaaaagatgaaagagaaagtaaatctgaaaatgattttttcTCTCTTATTTTTTGACTTTATATATGGTCCTAATCTAAAAATTTATTTCTGCCACTACcggatgacaattacatcatccatgacgtcaccctaggaccaaaccataatttctaggaccaaactataatatattttcccaaaaaggaccaaacagacacatgACTGGGTCAACAGGACTAGACTCtccctaatatattattcctatgaCTGTATGGTATTTCCTACTATTTGAGGCGTACTACTAGAAgatagaaaaaggaaaaaaaatggaaaacccCTTGCCCAACTATTTACTTAATGGTTAAATTATTCCTGAATAATTAGTATTAATTTGGATGACTAATTGATGTTTAGTTCTGTTAATCTAGAAATCAACTAATTTTAAATTATCATCAAATCATGTAAAATTTTTggatttctttttgaaaaatctcAACTCAGGATCGGTATATGTTCATGCACTCGCAACGGTGTATAAAACATAGAACAAAGACCGATTATAAAATTCAAGAGTTTTTCTGTAATTCTTTCTTGCTAGAATTGGCTTACATAAATTCCCTCGTCAACCGATTGTAAATCTGGGCATTTTTTTGACTGTTTTGCTTATAACTTCTTCGCCCCATGTCAgaataacctcattttttatttttatttttgcgttAAACTTGTATTTTCATGCTCTAAGATATAAAGAtaaattttttagggtttgtgaaaaaattcaaacatggttactgaatcggtttatgtggaatTTACATGAAATGATTATGGGATTAATAGTTAAGAAATAAAAAGgtatataatcggtttatgtgaacACTCACATAATCCGATATTAGCGAAAAAAAAGCATACAGAAAACTTGGTATTCTTCCATACCAGAACCGGGCGATACGGGCATGAACATCAATCGATTTTGGTTAAATGTTCTTCAATCAGAAAACACATACATAATAATCGGTTGACGTGGTCACGTATAATAGAAATCGGTCAATATGGACGTGGACGTCGACCGGTTATGGTTAAACACGGAAACCTAAGATTGTTtgtaattttgaattttgaatggaTAAATCAATCACAAATATGATTAAGAGTAATGGGTTGTAATCGATGATGTTTagcttgattatttatttttttgaaagggATGATGAGATTTTCTTTAAATTGATCGATGTCATTGGAATCGATTGATGAATTTAGGTTTTAATACTAGTTTGTAAGGAAAATGACTTGAATGAGTTTTAGTTTTGAAATTTTATGAATATGTTTAAAA
This DNA window, taken from Papaver somniferum cultivar HN1 chromosome 3, ASM357369v1, whole genome shotgun sequence, encodes the following:
- the LOC113360660 gene encoding late embryogenesis abundant protein At5g17165-like, which translates into the protein MAANLKNPGGFLISSAKKFVHQIWSNNPSSPSTTIFWRRSYVAGSVYDKNVDDQVRPTVEPEGVVEASADKYWGPNPRTGVFGPASQEGGNEGIKLQQGNGGGESAESVLGQKARFRSLEDIEKPQAN
- the LOC113358666 gene encoding uncharacterized protein LOC113358666; translated protein: MRGYSFSSVHGLLMTEKGKTKWQICSEGNLSMLLLYLCRLPGVIMYSTVVLEIMDYLVVTYFVLFKCRRSYTRMHTSLVALPCLATLSLGVRIIIVAAGGRHSLTVRYRTGVGLGLLEEKGN